The genomic DNA ACGCCACTGTTTTTGCCTGCTTGAATCATGAGGTCCCTCTGGCCTCTGAAGAGAATGCCTCTTCCATCACCTGCCAGACAGGTAAGGCCTGGGACACTCCCCACTCACCTGTAGAGCAGCCATGGCTGCCATGGGCCCTGGCAAGGGGGCTTTATCTTTTCTGTGGCCGCTGAAGCGGGAGGGTGGGCATGGGGACCCCTGTGTCTCTCACCCGCTTTTGCTATTCCTTGGCAGAGCTTGTGGCCGGGTTCCTGCTGTCCATCAATGCCACGGCCCCCCTGGCCCGCCTGAGGATCCCCTACCCACAGACGGGCAGCTGGTACCTGAGCCTGCGCTCGTTCTGTACTACGGATCGGGGGTAAGAGCGCTGGACAGGGCACCAATGGCAAGTCTGTGTGTGGGGAGACCCCTACCCCATCATGGCTGACACCTCTGGGAGGGAGTGGGCCACAGATGGGATTCCCCTCTGGACCCGGTGGGGTGACCACCCCCTGCTTTTCACTCCCAACGGTTCACAGGTTGGAGTCATGTGGGAACATGACGGCCGAGGTGTACCTGCGGACATACCTCTCCCCATGCATCAATGACTGCGGTCCCTATGGTCAGTGCAAGCTCATGCGCACCAACAACTACCTCTATGCGGCCTGTGAGTGTAAAGCTGGTGAGTTGGTCAAGCAGGCTGGCTGGAGAAGGCCACTGGGTCGGCCAAAGGGCCACTGCACCCTTGGACCCCATTGGAAGAGAGGCGCCTGACCCTGAGCTTGGAGGTGAATCATAGGGTATCATTGGGGAATAATGGCCTATAGGGTATCATTGAGGAATACTTGCTTATAGGGATACCCCAGGTGAGAGGGGCCGTTGGCTGCTCCAGAGGGGCTCCCATGCTCTGGGTCCCCTTCCTGACCTCTGATGACCCCTTGACCTTTGTCCCCCAGGCTGGAGCGGATGGGGTTGTACAGACAACGCGGATGCTTTCTCCTATGGCTTCCAGCTCTTGTCCACCCTCCTACTCTGCCTCAGCAACCTCATGTTTGTGCCGCCAGTGGTCATCGCCGTCCGGAGCAGCTACCTCCTGGAGGCAGCCGTATACATTTTCACCATGTTCTTCTCCACGGTGCGTTGGGGGATGGCATGTGTCCACCCCGATCCACCCCGCTGGGTCTGGGGTCACTGCCAACAAAGGTCACCTGGTGAGGGGTGGTTAAGAGGGGAGCGAAGACCCTTCCCCGGCTgacccccttccttcccctcagttCTACCACGCCTGCGACCAACCGGGCATCGTGGTCTTTTGCATCATGGACTACGACGTCCTGCAATTCTGCGACTTCTTGGGGTCCCTCATGTCTGTCTGGGTGACCGTCATCGCCATGGCCCGGCTCCAGCCGGTGGTCAAGCAGGTAAAAGTCAAGGGGCAACACAGGTGGGTACACACGTTGCCATGGCACACGCCGGGCTGAAGAAAAGTTTctgctggatggccttctgtcggggatgctttgattgagagttgctgcatggcagaatggggttgaactggatggcctttgcactctcttccaattctttgattctatgattctattaaatcGGAGCTGCCTGGACTGCCTGCCTACCTTCAGGTGTGTCATCTTGCTGGTAGAGATCCTCTCCTGGGCCCGTAACCCATTTTCTAAAAGCAAACGAAGATACTGGATCTGTGCAGGTGATGACTCTCTGCCTTGTTCTTCCTTCTCACCTGGGGGCAGGTGTTGTACCTGTTGGGCGCCATGCTGCTCTCCATGGCTCTGCAGCTGGACCGCCATGGACTCTGGAACCTTCTGGGACCCAGCCTTTTTGCGCTAGGGATCATGGCCATCGCCTGGGTAAGGGTACAAAGGTCCCTGCTCCCTCTCCCCTTAAAAAGGGATCCTTATTCTCCATCCCTTTGCACCCCCGGGACAATGGAGCTGGACCTACTCCCCATAAGGCTGCAGGTGggttggagggaggggggaatgacCCCCACATCCACACCCCCACACCAAAAAGGACCGTTGCCTCTATGGATTTTAACGACTCACCGGGCATCCCTTTTGCTTCCCCTCAGACGGCGCGCAGCATCCGCCGGCGCCACTGCTACCCGCCAACCTGGCAGCGCTGGCTTTTCTACCTGCTCCCCGGCGCCCTGATTGCTGCCTCCGCCATCCTGCTCTATGCCTTTGTTGAGACAGAGGAGAACTACTTCTACATTCACAGCATCTGGCACATGCTGATCGCTAGCAGTGTGGGCTTCTTGCTGCCCCCTCAGGCCAAGTCCAACGCTGTGGCCGGACTGACCGGCTCCTTGCCACGCCGCAAGGGCTGCGGCTACCAGCTCTGCGTCAATGAGCAAGAGGAGCTGGGACTGGTGGACCCCAGCGCTGGCATCTCTGTCGCCAGTGTCTGCGCCAGCTGATTGGGATGGAGGCAAGAGACTACCAGGAGGCTCCAGACAGATTCGGGGCCAGGACTGCGAAGCCTCACCGCCACAGACGCACTTGCCATGGGGCTCTGTGCCAGACCCCTCATGGCCTTCCCAGCATCCTCAGTTGCCAATCATCTGGGAGGCTTTGAGATGTGTGCAATGGAAGAGGGGGACCCCACCCCACTCAGACTGTCAAATGACCACGATCCGGGAGGAGGCACCTTCGGCAGAGGAGGACCCTTGCTTTGCACTCTGggcaccttcctcttcctcctcgtccCTCTTCCTGCGTCCCATCCCTCAGATATGCAGATATTGAACTGGTCCTGCGCACAGCTGGAGCGACACCTGAAAAAAGGGGTCAGGGTCGGGGAGACCCCGTCTGTGCATGACCAGGGGTCAGCAGTGGAAGCACTTCCAAACTGTGAATGGGATCAGGTGCACTGATCAGTGGGTCCCAGTGGGGTGGGCATGCGCTTGCTTTTACACTGGGGGGTAATGACCCCATTGGTGAAGCCTCTGGACTCTGGGCCTTGCTCACAACGCTGCATGTGGGGCCCTTTTCCTGGAAGAAAAGGGATCCCCCCACCCCATTTGCACGGCCCCTTGGTGCCCACTCCTTGACTGTTAGCCTATCTCCTGTTGTGGGGCAGGGGACCAGCACGCCAGACCCACAGCCTTCCCAACTATAAAAGGCCTCTTGGTGGGGCTACTGGGAGGAAACCAAGTGGCTCTGGGGGTCAAAGGTGGGGTACCCTTTCGTCCAGCCCCCTCTCGCTCGGCCCCCTTTCTCTCAAAGGGGGCTCCAAAGGCCAACTTACCCTCCCTTGCCCCACTCATTGGGCTTCATGGCCTGCttccccttttttggggggggggcttacagGAAGAGCCAAGTGCTGCTCCATGGAGGGAGGAGGCCTGCCAGAGCTTGACTCCCAGTGCCAATGTTTGGAAGGACGCATCCTCCTCCAATGTCCGAATATGTGAAGGGGTTTGGAAGCtattgggagggggggaagcaaGGGGCCCCACTGCAGTTTCTAGGGGTCTAGCACAGGACCCTTTAGGAGAGCCTTCAGGAAGGGCAgccacccccaccccagaaaaAAGAGGGCTGGTCCCTCCCTAGGAAAGGGCCAGAGGGGGcaaatggtgatggtggtgagtgGCCACCTGTTGATGCAATGGTCAGCCAAGGGTCTGGGCTTTGGCTCCTGCACTCAGGACTGCTTCACCCAGGGACTCCTGCTGGACACTCACCAACCACAGGGGCAGTCTTCACCCAGGTGGTCACTTGCAGGAGCAAAGGGGTGGTGTGGAGCAGGATTCTCAAGCCCTGTGTGGCTGGACAGGGCTCCTGAGGTGCCAGGTTGACAAATGAGTCAATGTCTAGTTGAGAAGATCGGTGTGGGGCTGACGGATTCAGTTACTATCCCCCCCCCCGTTGCCCCCCCCAGACCTTTTTCTGTGTCAATTGTTGCTCTACATTCCGTTTCCAAACCACTGCTGAAATACAGTGATTCCAGCAATGTCCACACTATGGAGTTATAGCACTTTAATGGCCGCAGGGAACCCTGGGATCTATAGGGTCAGAGGACAAATAATTATGGGGAAGGGGGTGTCCCAGGGCTTTAGTGCCTCCCCAGTCTCCAAATCCCAGGTGGCTAAAGTTATTGAAGTGgtataactgtgtgtgtgtaagtgagcGAAAGAGTCCGTCTTCCTCTGACCCCTTCCCAGAAGTTTGGTCCTGGGGTCAAAGGGGCCAGAGTGCTGCCCCCAGGCTGAGGGACTTCTGGAGGGGGGCTTGGGAAGCCTAAGAGGTCAAGCAGTCCTTGGTCCAAGGGAAGGATTGGGGAGGACCCCTCCAAGGATCTGGTGCAAAGCAAGGCCCCAACCCACATTTTGGGGCAgaccctgtccccccccccccagtttctgaATGCAGAAAGAaagtggtttattttttatttaaatttagatTTGTATCCTGTCCATTCCTCAAATAAAAACAGGTGGAACCAAACCATTGGATTGAAGATGAAATGCAACTCTGACCAGAGGCCTCCAAGGGTCCACTGAAAGCCTAGAAGGTCAGGCCCAGGACACAAGGGTCAGAGGCTGTGTGTCCCTCCCAGGGAGAAGTGACCAGACATCCCCTCGGTCAACCAAGGTCCACTTTCCGTGTCCACGGTTGGGAGTGGGTCACAGGAGAGCACAGCGTCCTTCTGCGCTTCCACTTATTATTTATTCacttatttgtatcccgctcttttcccaggactgggactcagagtatttaataataataataataataataataataataataataataataatacaataaaataaaaagtacattgaaaagaattgttaaactggtccaacatcaaACATCCCAGCCTGTCATCATAGGAATTCCCtaaaagcctgtgtgaacaggtcggacttcacctgccggcggaaggccatcaaggagggagccgttctgatccATTCCCTGGGAGATCAGGGAGCCCCAGAGTCTAGgaagggcagccactgagaaggccctctctcgtgtttgtgatgatgttgggacagagagaagggcttctccagaggatatTAGAGTCTGGgtcggttcataccaggagaaaaggtctgccaaagagtgtggacctgagccatgtagggctttgtaggttataaccaggaccttgaattgtgcctggaaacaaactggcagccaatgaagctgtttcaacaggggagttgtatggtctctgtaatctgcccccgttaacagcctggcagcggctctttgaaccagctgaattttctgaacagttttcaaaggcagccccatgtatagcccattacagtagtccaaatgggatgcaaccaaggcatgtaccaccctggccaaatctggcttctcaaggaacgggcgcagctggcgtacaagttttaaatgtgcaaaagcactcctggtcacagcagagacctgggcctccagattcaaagctgagtccaagagtacccccaaactacgaacctgtgtcttcagggggagtgtgaccccatctaacacaggctggatcccttttccctgatctgccttccgactgaccaggagcacctctgtcttgtctggataagtttcaacttgtttgccctcatccagtccattactgaagacaggcactggtttaggaccaggacagcctccttggattgaggtgggaaggactagtagagctgagtgtcatctgcatattgatgacaccgcaccccccaaactccggacaacctctcccgGCGGTTTCaagtatatgttaaacagcataggggacaacacagaaccttgagggaccccacaggtcaatggccagggggtcaaacaggagtcccccagtaccaccttctgagttcgcccctccaggaaggaacggagccactgtagaacagtacctccaagccccatcccagagaggcggtctagaaggatgccatgatcgatggtatcaaaagccgctgagaggtccaggagagcCAACAGGTCACACTCcttctgtccagttccctgcgtaggtcatccaccaaggcgatcacTTGAGGGTCCTGGGcttctctcatgtttctttgtAGAAGGGATGCCAGGCCCCATCCAcccagcgggggggggggggcagtctcaCCCAGGGCTTCTCCAGGACACACTACAGGGCTGTACTGGGGACTAAAGACTGGCTGCAGGTGGACACTGGGAGGCATCTTCCAGAAGGCAAAGCCTTGGCACTGCAGagggctgtcaggaagttcctcctaatgttaaggtcggatctcttttcctggtgcttcagtccattgctctgtgtgcagatctctggaggagcagaaaacaagctccatccttaatatgacatcctttcaaatatttaaacagggctatcatcatagaatcatagagttggaagaaaccacaagggtcctgatccactccaacccccttctgccatgtaggtaatctcaatcacagcatcccctttgacagatgtccatccagcctctgtttaaagacttctaaggaaggagactccattacaatcTCCATTGAGGAAGgtgtgtgttcctctgtcaaacagcccttactctcaggaggttcttcctaatgttgagctggaatctcttttcctggagcttgcatccattgctccattgggtgccagtctctggagcagcagaaaacctcttaaccttcttttctccaggctaaacattcccagctccttaagGCGTTCCTTgtaaggcttcatggtttccagaccttccgccattttggtggccctcctttggacatggctccagcttctcaacgtcCTTTCTGGACTGgagtgaccagaactggacacaggattattccaggtgaggcctgaccaaagcagaatagaaggacactaatacttcccttgatctagagactaacttctattgatgcagcctaaaatcgcattggcctttgtagctgccgcatcgcactgttgactcatggtttcaccccattaaccaggtcattcCTGTTAGTTAGGGTCAGACCTAAAATGTTggctcttccaccttttggacaatggaattgtctttgaggcaagtgaggactTTGTTAGACCTTGAGACCTGGAGTCAAGGCACCCAACTAAAGGAATCATAAAGTGATTAAAAGGCGTCAGTCTGCAAACCAGGAAAGACAAACTccccattcatagaatcatggaatcatagaatcgtagagttggaagagaccgcaagggccctgatccagtccaacccccttcttctgccatgcaggaaatccaaatcaaagcatccctgacagNNNNNNNNNNNNNNNNNNNNNNNNNNNNNNNNNNNNNNNNNNNNNNNNNNNNNNNNNNNNNNNNNNNNNNNNNNNNNNNNNNNNNNNNNNNNNNNNNNNNNNNNNNNNNNNNNNNNNNNNNNNNNNNNNNNNNNNNNNNNNNNNNNNNNNNNNNNNNNNNNNNNNNNNNNNNNNNNNNNNNNNNNNNNNNNNNNNNNNNNNNNNNNNNNNNNNNNNNNNNNNNNNNNNNNNNNNNNNNNNNNNNNNNNNNNNNNNNNNNNNNNNNNNNNNNNNNNNNNNNNNNNNNNNNNNNNNNNNNNNNNNNNNNNNNNNNNNNNNNNNNNNNNNNNNNNNNNNNNNNNNNNNNNNNNNNNNNNNNNNNNNNNNNNNNNNNNNNNNNNNNNNNNNNNNNNNNNNNNNNNNNNNNNNNNNNNNNNNNNNNNNNNNNNNNNNNNNNNNNNNNNNNNNNNNNNNNNNNNNNNNNNNNNNNNNNNNNNNNNNNNNNNNNNNNNNNNNNNNNNNNNNNNNNNNNNNNNNNNNNNNNNNNNNNNNNNNNNNNNNNNNNNNNNNNNNNNNNNNNNNNNNNNNNNNNNNNNNNNNNNNNNNNNNNNNNNNNNNNNNNNNNNNNNNNNNNNNNNNNNNNNNNNNNNNNNNNNNNNNNNNNNNNNNNNNNNNNNNNNNNNNNNNNNNNNNNNNNNNNNNNNNNNNNNNNNNNNNNNNNNNNNNNNNNNNNNNNNNNNNNNNNNNNNNNNNNNNNNNNNNNNNNNNNNNNNNNNNNNNNNNNNNNNNNNNNNNNNNNNNNNNNNNNNNNNNNNNNNNNNNNNNNNNNNNNNNNNNNNNNNNNNNNNNNNNNNNNNNNNNNNNNNNNNNNNNNNNNNNNNNNNNNNNNNNNNNNNNNNNNNNNNNNNNNNNNNNNNNNNNNNNNNNNNNNNNNNNNNNNNNNNNNNNNNNNNNNNNNNNNNNNNNNNNNNNNNNNNNNNNNNNNNNNNNNNNNNNNNNNNNNNNNNNNNNNNNNNNNNNNNNNNNNNNNNNNNNNNNNNNNNNNNNNNNNNNNNNNNNNNNNNNNNNNNNNNNNNNNNNNNNNNNNNNNNNNNNNNNNNNNNNNNNNNNNNNNNNNNNNNNNNNNNNNNNNNNNNNNNNNNNNNNNNNNNNNNNNNNNNNNNNNNNNNNNNNNNNNNNNNNNNNNNNNNNNNNNNNNNNNNNNNNNNNNNNNNNNNNNNNNNNNNNNNNNNNNNNNNNNNNNNNNNNNNNNNNNNNNNNNNNNNNNNNNNNNNNNNNNNNNNNNNNNNNNNNNNNNNNNNNNNNNNNNNNNNNNNNNNNNNNNNNNNNNNNNNNNNNNNNNNNNNNNNNNNNNNNNNNNNNNNNNNNNNNNNNNNNNNNNNNNNNNNNNNNNNNNNNNNNNNNNNNNNNNNNNNNNNNNNNNNNNNNNNNNNNNNNNNNNNNNNNNNNNNNNNNNNNNNNNNNNNNNNNNNNNNNNNNNNNNNNNNNNNNNNNNNNNNNNNNNNNNNNNNNNNNNNNNNNNNNNNNNNNNNNNNNNNNNNNNNNNNNNNNNNNNNNNNNNNNNNNNNNNNNNNNNNNNNNNNNNNNNNNNNNNNNNNNNNNNNNNNNNNNNNNNNNNNNNNNNNNNNNNNNNNNNNNNNNNNNNNNNNNNNNNNNNNNNNNNNNNNNNNNNNNNNNNNNNNNNNNNNNNNNNNNNNNNNNNNNNNNNNNNNNNNNNNNNNNNNNNNNNNNNNNNNNNNNNNNNNNNNNNNNNNNNNNNNNNNNNNNNNNNNNNNNNNNNNNNNNNNNNNNNNNNNNNNNNNNNNNNNNNNNNNNNNNNNNNNNNNNNNNNNNNNNNNNNNNNNNNNNNNNNNNNNNNNNNNNNNNNNNNNNNNNNNNNNNNNNNNNNNNNNNNNNNNNNNNNNNNNNNNNNNNNNNNNNNNNNNNNNNNNNNNNNNNNNNNNNNNNNNNNNNNNNNNNNNNNNNNNNNNNNNNNNNNNNNNNNNNNNNNNNNNNNNNNNNNNNNNNNNNNNNNNNNNNNNNNNNNNNNNNNNNNNNNNNNNNNNNNNNNNNNNNNNNNNNNNNNNNNNNNNNNNNNNNNNNNNNNNNNNNNNNNNNNNNNNNNNNNNNNNNNNNNNNNNNNNNNNNNNNNNNNNNNNNNNNNNNNNNNNNNNNNNNNNNNNNNNNNNNNNNNNNNNNNNNNNNNNNNNNNNNNNNNNNNNNNNNNNNNNNNNNNNNNNNNNNNNNNNNNNNNNNNNNNNNNNNNNNNNNNNNNNNNNNNNNNNNNNNNNNNNNNNNNNNNNNNNNNNNNNNNNNNNNNNNNNNNNNNNNNNNNNNNNNNNNNNNNNNNNNNNNNNNNNNNNNNNNNNNNNNNNNNNNNNNNNNNNNNNNNNNNNNNNNNNNNNNNNNNNNNNNNNNNNNNNNNNNNNNNNNNNNNNNNNNNNNNNNNNNNNNNNNNNNNNNNNNNNNNNNNNNNNNNNNNNNNNNNNNNNNNNNNNNNNNNNNNNNNNNNNNNNNNNNNNNNNNNNNNNNNNNNNNNNNNNNNNNNNNNNNNNNNNNNNNNNNNNNNNNNNNNNNNNNNNNNNNNNNNNNNNNNNNNNNNNNNNNNNNNNNNNNNNNNNNNNNNNNNNNNNNNNNNNNNNNNNNNNNNNNNNNNNNNNNNNNNNNNNNNNNNNNNNNNNNNNNNNNNNNNNNNNNNNNNNNNNNNNNNNNNNNNNNNNNNNNNNNNNNNNNNNNNNNNNNNNNNNNNNNNNNNNNNNNNNNNNNNNNNNNNNNNNNNNNNNNNNNNNNNNNNNNNNNNNNNNNNNNNNNNNNNNNNNNNNNNNNNNNNNNNNNNNNNNNNNNNNNNNNNNNNNNNNNNNNNNNNNNNNNNNNNNNNNNNNNNNNNNNNNNNNNNNNNNNNNNNNNNNNNNNNNNNNNNNNNNNNNNNNNNNNNNNNNNNNNNNNNNNNNNNNNNNNNNNNNNNNNNNNNNNNNNNNNNNNNNNNNNNNNNNNNNNNNNNNNNNNNNNNNNNNNNNNNNNNNNNNNNNNNNNNNNNNNNNNCCAATGATTCCATATGGGCCagccttccccaatgattccATATGGGCcaggattccccaatgattccctatgggtaggtattctccaatgattcccttcGAGCATTAATTAATGGGTTAGTAATTAATGGCTGGTTACTAATTAATGGCTGGTCCTTCATTAAGTCGGCTTCAGCCTCCAAGAAGAGccagtggagaggaggaggaaagctgaaaCTGAACCCGTGGTCTTGGCTGAGGGGGGTCCAAAGGTGGCCTGGAGTCACACAGACCCAgtgtccagcccccccccccgaccctccCAGGACAGAGGGccttacacagagagagagagacacacacaatcAAACATTCACACCACATACACTTCTAGTGGCTTTGGCCTCAACTGGCTCCACAGGTCAGCCTTGCCTGATGGGGGGGACAGTGGTGTCAGCCCCCAAAAGACCCCCCTGGGATTTCGCTGACGATAGGCCCAGGGAAGGTGGCTTTGGCACGTCCAGATTGTCGCCTGCAAACCTTTTGGAAGGTCAGGCTGAGATCCCAGCCCCTTGGGACAGAGCTGCAGCCATTCTGCAAACACcgttggactgcagcacccagcgCTCCTCACCTGGGGCACTGCTGCCCAGAAGAGTTGCTTGAGGTGTGTGGCCAGTTCTCCCAGTCTGGATTCTGCAGCCCGATCTCAAGCCACTTTGGAACTGGTCCAGGCTTTTAGTCCGTCCTGGTATGAGATGCTGGTGGCTAGGGactccacattcatggaggttaGGATGGGTGTCTCTGTGGGTTTGAATCATACagtcctagagttagaagagaccccaaaaagggccctgatccagtccaacccctttattctgccatgcaggaactctccatcaaagcatccccattgacagatgtccatccagcctctgcttaaaggtttccaaggagggagactccaccaagcTCTGAAAATGTattattccactgtccaacagcccttactgtcaagatgttgctCCTAACAATAatgtggaacctcttttcctgcaacttgcatccattgctccattgtctcctattctctggagcagcagaaaacaagctcactccattctcagtatgacctcccttcaaatacttaaacagcaATTCATGTGAACCAAATCAGTTCAGATGATTAACAGACCAGTACCGAACATCAGTTAAACTGGGGAGTTGGCGGGCATTGCTGTTAGACTGGGAGAATGGCCACTTCACCTCCTTTGGGGAAGTTTTTGGGGTGAAAGTGGAGGGTCCCctttaataaattgtttatttgttaaccgcttttcctacgatcaaagcggtgtacaatatcgttaaaaacaaacattaagaACAATTAAATATCCACatctaaatacatattaaaagaagtaaactgaaacaagattaaaaacatattataacatataatgaactattaaaaccatgaatTACTATATATCAAAGACAACGGGGGGGGAGAGGGTCTCAGAGGGAATTGGGAGgctaggcttgtaggaagagaggAGTCTTAGAGCCTTCCACTGAGGCGAATCTCTTCCTTtagggcattccatagagaagGCGCCACTGCTGTGAATGCCTTTTGTTGTGTGATCGCCAGTCTCACTTTAGGGTAGCTAAGTAAGGGTTTTCCTGTAGATCTGAGtgtgcgcgggggggggggttatgtagggagaggcgtctCCTCAAGtgacccgggcccaagccatttagggctttaaaggtgataaccaacactttgtactgggaccagaaacgaattggcagccaatgtagagattttaaaataggcgTTATATGTTCGGACCTCGATgtccccgtaattaacctggctgctgcgttttgaatcaattgaagcttccgaacctgatacaaaggtagccccatgtagagcgcattgtagaaatccaaacgagaggttaccagcgcatgtactactttttctaggtctccccggtccagacagggacatagttggcgtatcagccgaagctgataccaggcactccttTGCCACAAAGGCCCCAGCAGAGGCCTTTCCAAGCCTCCCTGGCCCCTGGTTACTCATTAATGGCTGGGCTGGTTCTTCATTAATGCAACCTCAACAGCTGTTGGCGAGGAGAGGTTAATATGGCCGAGGGGTCAAAGATGCTCTGGGGTCAGTGGAGGAAGCCTTTGGCCTCAACTGGCTGCACTGGTCAGCCTTGCCCCTAAAGACCCTCCTGGGATTTCCAGCTGCCACCCACTGGGGATGCCATTGCCTTGGCTGTGGATCTTCGTGTCAAAGGCGGCTTTGGCATGTCCAGGTTGACCCCTGCAAGTATTGAACCTCTGTTTGAGGTACTATAAAATCCATTTAATACCAtttaaaatgcaaagctataAGAATATGCAATAaagctgttacatggatttgtaattggctgaccatctgaacccaaaggatgctcagcaatggctcctctactttgtcctggagagaagtgaccaatggggtgtccagtggggctctgtcatGGGCCGTTTGCTAGTCAACATCGTTATCAAAGACTTGGGTGAaggaccctaaccctaaccctccgCTTTTTCTCTGGACAGCTCCATCTCTCGGCCGTGAAGCTGGCGGAGCTGCACAGTGACCTGAAAATCCAGGAGAAGGATGAGCTTCAGTGGAAGAAGCTGAAGGCCGAAGGGCTGGACGAAGACGGAGAGAAGGAGGCCAAGCTGAGGCGCAACCTGGATGGTAAGAGGGAGGAAGGTGTTGGAGACCCCTGGCCCCCCAAAACTCTCTAACCCTGCAACCCAAGTGATGTTGCGGGCCTTGGCttgcagggctgagcagggactgTGGCCCCAGGACACCCCTCTTACCCTTATGGGTTTAGGTCCATCACCGGAGGAGGAAATGCAGTGTCCCAGCAAAAGGTGCCACCCAGActaacccacttctgccatgcaggaatacagagaaccTAAGGGTTGGAAGGGATCCtgagggccattcagtccaatcctatgcaggaactcacaatcaaaacatccccattgacagatggccatccaacctttgtttagaTGAGGTTtacccttgtcttcctctgaggctgggagactaTGACTTACCCAAAGCCAagcaatggctttccatggctgggccgggattcgaacccaggtctctatagagtcatagtccagcactcaaaccatgacaggCTCCTCCATTGCTTTTCTATGGCTTAGTCCTGAGGATGCCTCTGATGCATCCTTCTCCGAATCAG from Sceloporus undulatus isolate JIND9_A2432 ecotype Alabama chromosome 2, SceUnd_v1.1, whole genome shotgun sequence includes the following:
- the TMEM8B gene encoding transmembrane protein 8B isoform X2 — encoded protein: MDCRRERSPCRLRLELPFWQNWYYLLVERAPGTPATGNLSFQIGVQLKDCSQVGLSRPQFQLTGSNLNMPHSFGSVGGLASADTLPPSPLNGTQHPLPPSSPPASSERCWPIRPTLRNELDTFSVHFYIFFGPNVSVPPDRPAIFAIHLLPVLDSGGILNLELRLNTSSLRGKNATVFACLNHEVPLASEENASSITCQTELVAGFLLSINATAPLARLRIPYPQTGSWYLSLRSFCTTDRGLESCGNMTAEVYLRTYLSPCINDCGPYGQCKLMRTNNYLYAACECKAGWSGWGCTDNADAFSYGFQLLSTLLLCLSNLMFVPPVVIAVRSSYLLEAAVYIFTMFFSTFYHACDQPGIVVFCIMDYDVLQFCDFLGSLMSVWVTVIAMARLQPVVKQVKVKGQHRWVHTLPWHTPG
- the TMEM8B gene encoding transmembrane protein 8B isoform X1, which encodes MPHSFGSVGGLASADTLPPSPLNGTQHPLPPSSPPASSERCWPIRPTLRNELDTFSVHFYIFFGPNVSVPPDRPAIFAIHLLPVLDSGGILNLELRLNTSSLRGKNATVFACLNHEVPLASEENASSITCQTELVAGFLLSINATAPLARLRIPYPQTGSWYLSLRSFCTTDRGLESCGNMTAEVYLRTYLSPCINDCGPYGQCKLMRTNNYLYAACECKAGWSGWGCTDNADAFSYGFQLLSTLLLCLSNLMFVPPVVIAVRSSYLLEAAVYIFTMFFSTFYHACDQPGIVVFCIMDYDVLQFCDFLGSLMSVWVTVIAMARLQPVVKQVLYLLGAMLLSMALQLDRHGLWNLLGPSLFALGIMAIAWTARSIRRRHCYPPTWQRWLFYLLPGALIAASAILLYAFVETEENYFYIHSIWHMLIASSVGFLLPPQAKSNAVAGLTGSLPRRKGCGYQLCVNEQEELGLVDPSAGISVASVCAS